The Natronogracilivirga saccharolytica genome includes a window with the following:
- a CDS encoding ExbD/TolR family protein: MSKFQKKQANTKQQVPTAAMPDIIFMLLIFFMVVTVLREVELQVRVDFTRADNIETIEQKRLVSYIYIGPEILGGGQYGDTRVQIDDALIDDIHSIRRLMYDKLQEEPRLIVSLRVDQQSEMGIVSDVQEELREAGTLRINYSTLRGDEAVAM; the protein is encoded by the coding sequence ATGTCAAAATTCCAAAAAAAGCAGGCAAATACGAAACAGCAGGTTCCTACGGCAGCCATGCCTGATATCATCTTCATGTTGTTGATATTCTTCATGGTTGTTACCGTACTCCGTGAAGTGGAACTGCAGGTTCGTGTGGATTTCACCCGTGCTGACAATATCGAGACCATTGAGCAGAAGCGTCTCGTCAGCTATATTTACATAGGACCCGAAATCCTCGGAGGAGGACAGTACGGCGATACCAGAGTGCAGATTGATGATGCACTGATTGATGATATTCACTCCATCCGGCGATTGATGTACGACAAGCTCCAGGAGGAGCCCCGTCTTATTGTTTCTCTAAGGGTGGATCAGCAGTCAGAGATGGGTATCGTCAGTGATGTCCAGGAAGAACTTCGTGAAGCCGGGACACTGAGGATCAACTACTCCACACTGCGCGGAGATGAGGCCGTAGCAATGTAA
- a CDS encoding 6-pyruvoyl trahydropterin synthase family protein, with the protein MTVIYVTRKEHFTAAHRLHNPEKSDEWNRETFGPCNHPNWHGHNYVIEVTVAGEPDPDTGYVVDLGKLKHTIHNRVLNKCDHKNLNLDVDFLKGVIPSAENLARCFFFELKEDVNEITYDGQLYAVRLYETERNIAEYREDGTTLT; encoded by the coding sequence ATAACCGTGATCTACGTTACCCGGAAAGAACATTTTACCGCTGCACACCGGCTTCATAACCCGGAAAAAAGTGACGAATGGAACAGAGAGACATTCGGACCGTGCAATCATCCCAACTGGCATGGCCACAATTACGTCATCGAAGTGACCGTTGCCGGGGAGCCGGATCCGGATACCGGATACGTTGTTGATCTTGGCAAGCTGAAACATACCATACACAATCGCGTTTTAAATAAGTGCGACCACAAAAACCTGAATCTGGACGTTGATTTTCTGAAAGGTGTGATTCCATCTGCAGAAAATCTTGCAAGGTGTTTCTTCTTTGAACTTAAAGAAGATGTAAACGAGATCACTTATGACGGGCAATTGTATGCCGTCAGACTCTACGAAACAGAAAGAAACATCGCAGAATACCGGGAAGACGGAACAACACTTACATAA
- a CDS encoding ExbD/TolR family protein, producing MQLKKRSREEAEVPQAGMADIAFLLLIFFLVVTTIDVDTGIGMQLPPPPDPDEEPPPIRERNLMNILVNARGQILINEEQASLHEVQQLVMDFVDNQNRAQDPELAEDPRSAIVSIKTDRQTPYEIYIDMLDEVIGAYRQLRDEAAQREFGVSYRDYSNRVEREDNVIREMYPQNISLAEPDPGS from the coding sequence ATGCAATTAAAAAAACGTTCTCGTGAAGAAGCGGAAGTGCCTCAGGCAGGGATGGCGGATATCGCCTTCCTGCTGCTGATTTTCTTCCTCGTTGTCACGACTATTGACGTTGATACCGGTATCGGTATGCAGTTGCCACCTCCTCCTGATCCGGACGAAGAGCCGCCTCCCATTCGCGAGCGGAATCTTATGAACATTCTCGTGAATGCCAGAGGACAGATTCTGATCAATGAAGAGCAGGCCAGTCTGCACGAAGTACAGCAGCTGGTCATGGATTTCGTTGACAATCAAAACCGGGCTCAGGATCCGGAACTTGCAGAAGATCCAAGGTCGGCAATTGTATCTATCAAAACCGACAGGCAAACACCATATGAAATCTACATCGACATGCTCGATGAAGTGATCGGAGCCTACCGGCAGCTGCGGGATGAAGCAGCGCAAAGGGAGTTCGGTGTATCCTATCGCGATTACAGCAACCGTGTAGAACGCGAAGACAACGTAATTCGTGAAATGTATCCGCAGAATATCTCTCTTGCTGAACCGGATCCGGGATCTTAA
- the folE2 gene encoding GTP cyclohydrolase FolE2, which yields MHTNGLKRFYDPTFTITDAYKNTLPDLQNGPASLIEGANVPIQQVGISNFRLPLRYELEDGSVMTLETSVDGYVSLDAGKKGINMSRIIRTFYDFKEEVMNQDVLEYILRAYRENLESKESYLHLKVNFPMIQESLRSDLSGYQYYPLSIEGHMDSIGKMRMFMHLDFEYSSACPCSYELAEHARKTRDVAAISHSQRSIANVSVECSELASPEKLIRTLREALKTETQVMVKREDEQAFAELNGAYQKFVEDAARLIYEHLDKQDEIVDFVVRCAHLESLHSHDAVSRICKGVPGGLR from the coding sequence ATGCATACAAACGGTTTAAAAAGATTCTACGATCCGACGTTTACGATTACGGATGCATATAAAAACACACTTCCGGACCTGCAAAACGGTCCGGCCTCACTGATTGAAGGGGCTAATGTGCCCATTCAGCAAGTAGGCATTTCCAATTTTCGCCTTCCGCTTCGATATGAACTGGAAGACGGTTCTGTAATGACGCTGGAAACGTCAGTGGACGGCTATGTCAGTCTTGATGCCGGCAAAAAGGGCATCAATATGAGTCGTATCATCAGAACGTTCTACGATTTCAAGGAAGAAGTCATGAATCAGGATGTTCTGGAGTACATTCTCAGGGCATATCGTGAAAACCTTGAAAGCAAGGAAAGTTATCTTCACCTCAAGGTAAATTTTCCCATGATTCAGGAAAGTCTCAGGTCTGATCTTAGCGGATATCAGTACTATCCGCTTTCAATAGAAGGCCATATGGATAGCATCGGCAAAATGCGCATGTTCATGCACCTGGATTTTGAGTACAGCAGCGCCTGCCCCTGCTCATACGAGCTTGCCGAGCACGCGCGCAAAACCCGGGATGTCGCCGCCATTTCCCACAGTCAGCGAAGTATTGCCAATGTATCAGTGGAGTGCAGTGAGCTGGCATCTCCCGAAAAACTGATCAGAACACTGCGTGAGGCATTGAAAACCGAGACGCAGGTAATGGTGAAAAGAGAAGATGAGCAGGCATTTGCAGAGCTGAACGGAGCGTATCAGAAATTTGTGGAAGATGCTGCACGGCTGATATATGAACATCTCGACAAGCAGGATGAGATTGTCGATTTTGTTGTGCGGTGTGCGCATCTGGAAAGCCTTCACAGCCATGACGCCGTCAGCCGGATTTGTAAAGGGGTCCCCGGCGGTCTGCGATAA
- the thiL gene encoding thiamine-phosphate kinase, with protein sequence MANETGQNISDIGRNGLIQEISKSSAFRTEKVTRGIGDDAAVISTSDTEYSLITSETFVEGVEFDLTFMPFHQIGAKVISAAVSDIYAMNGTPVAVLVNLAIPNRVTVDMVQELYKGIGMACSDYECQLSGGDLTGSHNALVISVTAFGEVGKNNIVYNKGASEVDAICVTGDLGSALAGLKILLREKKHWQESDDPVMQPDLTPWDYVVKKQLVPVARKDIIGKFSELNIKPAAMIDISQGLLPDLQRLMKESEKGAYIYQSAIPIDLQTRDVANEMKEDVDKYAMFGGEDFELLFTAPQKMVDKLTDSFKDITIIGKVTDKSGITEMQSAEGDVITFEH encoded by the coding sequence ATGGCAAACGAGACAGGTCAAAACATATCAGATATCGGAAGAAATGGTCTGATTCAGGAAATATCCAAAAGCTCTGCATTTCGCACAGAAAAGGTCACCAGGGGCATCGGTGATGATGCTGCTGTCATCAGCACGAGTGATACTGAATATTCACTGATTACGAGCGAAACTTTTGTAGAGGGGGTCGAGTTTGATCTCACCTTTATGCCGTTCCATCAGATAGGGGCCAAAGTAATATCCGCTGCGGTCAGCGATATATATGCGATGAACGGAACCCCGGTTGCTGTACTTGTAAATCTCGCCATTCCCAACAGGGTTACTGTTGATATGGTGCAGGAGTTGTACAAGGGGATAGGCATGGCATGTTCAGACTACGAATGCCAGCTCAGTGGCGGCGATCTCACCGGGTCACATAATGCCCTGGTAATCTCTGTTACCGCATTCGGTGAAGTCGGTAAAAACAACATCGTATACAACAAGGGGGCGTCTGAAGTTGATGCCATATGCGTAACCGGCGATCTGGGAAGTGCTCTGGCAGGTCTTAAAATTCTTCTCAGGGAAAAAAAACACTGGCAGGAATCTGACGATCCTGTCATGCAGCCCGATCTTACCCCCTGGGATTATGTGGTAAAAAAACAACTTGTGCCGGTAGCAAGAAAAGATATCATCGGGAAATTCAGTGAGCTGAACATTAAACCCGCTGCCATGATCGACATCAGCCAGGGATTGCTTCCTGATCTGCAGCGCCTGATGAAAGAGTCTGAAAAAGGGGCTTATATCTACCAGTCAGCAATACCCATTGATCTGCAAACCAGAGATGTGGCCAACGAAATGAAAGAAGATGTTGATAAATACGCTATGTTTGGAGGAGAAGACTTTGAACTTCTGTTTACAGCACCTCAGAAAATGGTTGACAAACTGACGGATTCTTTCAAAGATATTACCATTATTGGTAAGGTCACGGATAAATCCGGTATAACGGAAATGCAATCAGCTGAAGGTGACGTCATAACTTTCGAACACTAA
- a CDS encoding multifunctional oxoglutarate decarboxylase/oxoglutarate dehydrogenase thiamine pyrophosphate-binding subunit/dihydrolipoyllysine-residue succinyltransferase subunit — MKKLEAQFGPNAALVEELYEQYLENPESVPDYWRRYFDEMGNGASGTDVAEDTDTATLPAEKMEAPPEDKHKKKAPEKKKPDTKEGRGAPDVSKAKKKKSEKEVTKEPEDRETEQADVKLLKGVAGKIAANMDESLEVPTATSQRVIPVKMLMEDRRIINSYLEKRLEPKASLTHFIAWAIVRALKEYPQLNHHYGEKDNKPARVIPKSVNLGIAIDLPNRDGSRSLLVPNIKDVDKLSFPEFLNAFNNLIDRARNNEVEVEDFENTTISITNPGTIGTVASMPRLMKGQGAIIATGAMNYPAEFQSMSQDLLSHLGISRVMNVTCTYDHRIIQGAESGSFLARIQEFLAGPTDFFESIFEELDIPYEPIPFGVDQYSGFLDGSDNIESDKKAVAVSRLVDRYRRHGHVMAELNPLQFGTGYNPELDFHYHGLTMWDLDRKFYVPYLAGSDKVTTLRNIIDILRKTYCGYIGAEYTHILDIDERSWLRDTMESSTNDPGLSKEEKRRILLKLNQASAFEEFLHKKYIGHKRFSLEGADSLIPMLDYLLERAATYEVSDLVLGMAHRGRLNVLVNTLNKSYKKVFAEFEGNIDPESAMGTGDVKYHLGTTGVHKAGNNHEINMLLMPNPSHLESVNPVVEGAARAIQDKMKTEDAGKKVIPLLIHGDAAFAGQGVVAETLNMSQLEGFRTGGTIHLIINNQIGFTTLPKDGRSTEYAADLAKMILAPIFHVNGDEPEAAIQSIKLALDYRQKFGKDVVIDLICYRKHGHNEGDEPAFTQPGLYKEIDTHPSVRQLYTRELVKRNELTRKETQQIFDEFDELLEAAFKDAKKAQSPGKFTWKQLKRKDKTEKEWSQNLPDTRYDIDKLKKIGYKLNTLPQDFDANPKLLRILAKRSEIVEKNQKKIDWGFAEALAFGSLLVEKQPVRLTGQDSERGTFSHRHSVLHGTSKEQNFVPLNNIDEDQANYKVYNSLLSEFAVMGFEFGYSSLRPEALVLWEAQFGDFNNGAQIIIDQYIAASESKWRQKSGIVLLLPHAYEGQGPEHSSARLERFLQLCADNNIQVANCTTPAQYFHLLRRQALRVDKKPLVIMSPKSLLRHPKVVASIEELAEGRFHEVIPDENTDDSGKTKRLVFCSGKVYYDLEDMRQKEKPDNVAIVRIEQFYPFPDESISKILDRYKNTEQIVWCQEEPQNMGGWQYMEPRMRSMLHDKQKLEYAGRVASASPATGSAQIHAAEQELLVKEGLGIPVDIEEEV; from the coding sequence CGGGAAACCGAACAGGCTGATGTCAAGCTGCTAAAGGGAGTTGCCGGAAAAATTGCCGCCAACATGGATGAGAGCCTTGAAGTGCCGACGGCCACTTCCCAGCGTGTCATTCCTGTGAAAATGCTCATGGAAGACCGGCGGATCATCAACAGCTACCTGGAAAAACGTCTTGAACCCAAGGCATCACTGACTCACTTTATTGCGTGGGCTATCGTAAGAGCCCTGAAAGAGTACCCCCAGCTCAACCATCATTACGGCGAGAAAGACAACAAACCGGCCAGGGTCATACCGAAAAGTGTTAACCTCGGAATTGCCATTGACCTGCCAAACAGAGACGGCTCCCGCAGTCTCCTTGTGCCGAACATCAAGGACGTTGACAAACTCTCATTCCCGGAATTTCTAAATGCCTTCAACAATCTCATCGACCGGGCCAGAAACAACGAAGTCGAGGTTGAAGATTTCGAAAACACCACCATTTCCATCACCAATCCGGGAACCATTGGTACTGTCGCATCAATGCCGCGTCTGATGAAAGGCCAGGGGGCCATCATAGCAACCGGAGCAATGAATTATCCGGCCGAATTCCAGTCAATGTCCCAGGATCTGCTGAGCCACCTCGGCATCAGCCGGGTCATGAATGTCACCTGCACGTACGACCACAGGATTATCCAGGGTGCAGAATCCGGCTCGTTTCTGGCACGCATTCAGGAATTTCTCGCCGGTCCGACCGACTTTTTTGAATCCATTTTTGAAGAGCTCGACATTCCCTACGAGCCCATACCGTTTGGCGTTGACCAATATTCCGGATTCCTTGATGGCAGCGACAATATCGAGTCCGATAAAAAGGCAGTTGCGGTAAGCAGGCTTGTGGACCGTTATCGCAGGCACGGGCATGTTATGGCAGAGCTCAACCCCCTTCAGTTCGGAACCGGATACAACCCGGAGCTTGACTTCCATTACCACGGGCTGACGATGTGGGATCTTGACCGTAAGTTCTATGTACCTTACCTGGCCGGCTCTGACAAGGTTACCACGCTTCGCAATATTATAGACATTCTGCGAAAAACGTACTGCGGTTATATTGGCGCTGAATACACGCACATTCTTGACATTGACGAACGGTCCTGGCTGCGTGATACGATGGAGTCCTCAACGAACGATCCGGGTCTGAGCAAGGAGGAGAAGCGCAGGATCCTCCTGAAGCTCAATCAGGCCAGTGCCTTTGAAGAGTTCCTGCACAAGAAGTACATCGGACACAAGCGATTTTCCCTGGAAGGCGCTGACTCGCTGATCCCGATGCTTGACTACCTGCTAGAACGGGCAGCTACTTATGAAGTATCGGACCTGGTTCTTGGCATGGCCCATCGCGGCCGGCTGAATGTTCTTGTAAATACCCTGAACAAGTCCTATAAAAAGGTATTTGCCGAGTTTGAGGGTAATATTGATCCCGAGAGTGCCATGGGTACCGGTGATGTTAAATACCATCTTGGAACTACAGGAGTTCACAAGGCCGGGAATAATCACGAAATCAACATGCTTCTGATGCCCAACCCCAGCCATCTTGAATCGGTTAATCCCGTTGTGGAGGGAGCTGCGCGTGCCATTCAGGATAAGATGAAAACGGAGGATGCCGGAAAGAAAGTCATTCCTCTGCTCATTCACGGGGATGCCGCATTTGCGGGTCAGGGTGTTGTTGCCGAGACACTGAATATGTCTCAGCTTGAAGGGTTCCGAACAGGAGGAACCATCCACCTTATCATCAACAACCAGATCGGATTCACAACACTGCCGAAAGACGGAAGGTCAACCGAATACGCCGCGGATCTGGCGAAGATGATTCTTGCTCCCATCTTCCATGTGAACGGTGATGAACCCGAGGCGGCTATTCAAAGTATCAAACTTGCACTGGATTACCGGCAAAAGTTTGGCAAGGATGTGGTCATCGATCTTATCTGCTATCGCAAGCACGGCCATAACGAAGGAGATGAGCCGGCATTTACACAACCCGGACTCTACAAAGAAATTGACACTCATCCGAGTGTGCGTCAACTGTATACCCGTGAACTTGTGAAGCGAAACGAGCTGACCCGGAAAGAGACACAGCAAATTTTCGATGAGTTTGATGAGCTGCTTGAAGCTGCGTTCAAGGATGCAAAGAAGGCCCAAAGTCCCGGCAAGTTCACCTGGAAACAGCTGAAGAGAAAGGACAAAACGGAAAAAGAATGGTCTCAGAATCTGCCAGATACGCGTTATGATATTGACAAGCTAAAGAAGATCGGCTACAAGCTAAACACGCTTCCGCAGGACTTTGACGCAAATCCCAAGCTGTTGAGAATTCTGGCCAAACGCAGCGAAATTGTTGAAAAAAACCAGAAAAAAATCGACTGGGGATTTGCCGAGGCCCTGGCTTTCGGCAGTCTGCTGGTCGAAAAACAACCTGTCCGGCTGACAGGGCAGGATTCCGAGCGGGGGACGTTTTCTCATCGCCATTCCGTTCTGCACGGGACAAGCAAAGAACAGAACTTTGTACCCCTCAACAACATCGACGAAGACCAGGCCAATTATAAAGTCTACAACAGCTTATTGAGTGAATTTGCTGTAATGGGATTTGAGTTTGGCTACAGCTCTCTTCGTCCGGAAGCGCTCGTACTCTGGGAAGCCCAGTTCGGAGATTTCAATAACGGAGCTCAGATCATAATTGATCAGTACATTGCAGCGAGTGAATCCAAATGGCGGCAGAAGAGCGGTATCGTACTGTTGCTTCCACACGCTTATGAAGGACAGGGGCCGGAGCACTCATCGGCCCGTCTGGAGCGGTTCCTCCAGCTCTGTGCAGACAACAATATTCAGGTTGCCAACTGTACTACACCGGCACAATATTTTCATCTGCTGAGACGGCAGGCATTAAGAGTGGACAAAAAACCACTTGTAATCATGAGTCCGAAAAGTCTGCTCAGACATCCGAAGGTTGTGGCAAGTATTGAAGAGCTTGCCGAAGGCAGGTTTCACGAAGTCATACCTGACGAAAACACTGATGATTCCGGCAAGACAAAACGTCTTGTGTTCTGCTCAGGAAAAGTGTATTACGATCTTGAGGATATGCGCCAAAAAGAAAAGCCGGATAATGTAGCTATTGTACGTATAGAGCAGTTTTATCCGTTCCCTGACGAAAGCATATCCAAAATCCTGGATCGGTACAAGAATACAGAACAGATCGTCTGGTGCCAGGAAGAGCCCCAAAACATGGGAGGTTGGCAGTACATGGAACCCCGTATGCGCAGTATGCTGCATGACAAACAAAAGCTGGAGTATGCCGGAAGAGTTGCCTCGGCATCACCTGCTACCGGTTCCGCACAGATTCACGCCGCCGAGCAGGAACTGCTTGTGAAAGAAGGCCTTGGGATTCCTGTAGATATCGAGGAGGAAGTATAA